The Geobacter sp. AOG2 genome includes a window with the following:
- the pal gene encoding peptidoglycan-associated lipoprotein Pal: protein MKTMVGFCVVGALGALVVSGCAKENVVKKDEAIAPSATTQVKQSDVKTTKSIAATPAKPVQESVKTAPAKVEPQPLTTALEKIYFDFDSYALSDQARKTLTDNVGYLRKNAAAKLRIEGNCDERGSAEYNIALGEKRAKTAMKYLVTMGIPADRLTTISYGKEKPADPGHNESAWAKNRRDDFTIVSK, encoded by the coding sequence ATGAAGACGATGGTCGGCTTTTGTGTCGTTGGGGCTTTAGGAGCATTGGTTGTCAGTGGCTGTGCCAAGGAGAATGTGGTCAAAAAGGATGAGGCGATTGCCCCCTCCGCGACCACTCAGGTAAAACAATCAGACGTTAAAACAACGAAGAGCATTGCTGCCACCCCTGCGAAACCGGTTCAGGAAAGCGTCAAAACAGCACCGGCAAAGGTCGAGCCTCAACCATTGACCACGGCGCTTGAGAAGATTTACTTTGATTTCGATTCCTATGCACTTTCCGACCAGGCACGTAAGACATTGACGGATAATGTCGGCTATCTGCGCAAGAACGCTGCTGCCAAGCTGCGTATCGAGGGTAATTGCGACGAGCGCGGTTCTGCCGAATACAATATTGCGCTTGGTGAAAAACGGGCCAAAACAGCCATGAAATATCTCGTTACCATGGGTATTCCGGCGGACCGCCTGACAACTATCAGCTATGGCAAGGAGAAGCCTGCGGACCCTGGCCATAATGAATCAGCCTGGGCAAAGAACCGCCGCGACGATTTCACGATAGTATCGAAATAA
- a CDS encoding MarR family winged helix-turn-helix transcriptional regulator yields the protein MGNSANTISEVIDNLRRSIKAINEYSKNAEKETGLTGHQLWVIKIVASSAPIKVSDLARQMYLHPATVVGILDRLASKGLVQRRRSTEDKRVVEIDLTAEGRIVVDKVPEVAEGMLARKLEILPQNRLSHVSKGMKEIARILGA from the coding sequence ATGGGAAATAGCGCCAACACCATTTCCGAGGTGATCGACAATTTGAGGCGGTCCATCAAAGCGATAAACGAGTATTCAAAAAATGCGGAAAAAGAAACCGGGCTGACCGGACACCAACTCTGGGTGATAAAGATAGTGGCCAGCAGCGCACCGATCAAGGTGTCTGACTTGGCACGTCAGATGTACCTGCACCCGGCGACGGTTGTGGGAATTCTGGATCGCCTCGCATCGAAAGGATTGGTACAACGGCGGAGATCAACAGAAGACAAGAGAGTGGTTGAAATTGATCTTACTGCTGAGGGTAGAATCGTTGTTGACAAGGTACCTGAAGTTGCAGAAGGCATGCTGGCCAGAAAACTTGAAATTCTCCCACAAAACAGGCTTTCACATGTATCCAAAGGTATGAAAGAAATTGCTAGGATATTAGGCGCATAA
- a CDS encoding chloride channel protein, giving the protein MRFRQRTYLQITIWVAAALVGGAAVLYARLIEVTQNFYFILAHGHPYLVALSTPALFVAATLVVEKFGPAAKGSGIPQVLEVIEHSHSHIQENREPPWHNPLVSLRTAAVKVVSSVLGILGGASIGREGPTVQIAASIFTWAGRVTRPILPRIDFQSFLTAGAAAGVAAAFNAPLAGITFAIEEITEGLLGQYREMIMLAVILSGIVSMALAGNYLYFGHPVVSNFTAVIMPETIVLGICGGLLGGLFARLLAFPKLIRLPEQSWKRALLCGVACALIGLYSDATTAGSGYEITRKVLESASVEQYPFFFSIGKFCTTVLSYLSGMAGGIFSPCLAIGAGIGFSVAKIFFLTNFKVCGLLGMVGFFSGVIQAPLTAVIIVMEMTDEHILIIPFMVTAFLARGIGKQFMPIPLYRFLADKNRKG; this is encoded by the coding sequence ATGCGTTTTCGTCAGCGTACATATCTGCAAATTACCATTTGGGTTGCTGCGGCACTTGTTGGAGGAGCAGCAGTATTGTATGCGCGGCTCATCGAAGTCACGCAAAATTTTTATTTTATACTTGCACACGGGCACCCATACTTGGTTGCACTCAGCACTCCAGCACTATTTGTTGCGGCAACGCTGGTCGTAGAGAAGTTCGGCCCAGCTGCGAAAGGCAGCGGGATTCCGCAAGTCCTTGAAGTGATAGAACACTCTCACAGCCACATCCAAGAGAATCGTGAGCCGCCCTGGCACAACCCGTTGGTATCGCTACGCACGGCAGCGGTGAAAGTAGTATCAAGCGTCCTCGGTATACTTGGGGGCGCGTCAATCGGACGGGAAGGACCGACCGTGCAGATTGCAGCATCAATATTTACCTGGGCTGGACGAGTAACCCGCCCGATCCTCCCCCGCATTGATTTCCAATCTTTTCTTACTGCTGGAGCAGCAGCAGGTGTTGCTGCGGCGTTCAACGCCCCCCTTGCCGGCATCACCTTTGCTATCGAGGAAATTACCGAAGGCCTGCTTGGCCAATACCGGGAAATGATCATGCTTGCAGTCATTCTTTCCGGTATTGTGTCGATGGCGCTTGCCGGAAATTATTTGTACTTCGGTCACCCTGTGGTGTCGAACTTCACTGCGGTCATTATGCCCGAGACAATTGTCCTTGGAATATGCGGCGGACTCCTCGGCGGTCTTTTCGCACGCTTGCTGGCGTTCCCGAAATTGATTCGATTACCGGAGCAAAGCTGGAAGCGCGCGTTGCTTTGTGGAGTCGCATGCGCATTAATCGGACTTTACAGTGACGCCACAACGGCTGGCTCCGGATATGAGATTACTCGAAAGGTTTTGGAAAGCGCATCGGTTGAGCAATATCCGTTCTTTTTCAGTATCGGAAAGTTCTGTACTACGGTTCTGTCATACTTGTCGGGTATGGCCGGCGGAATATTTTCGCCGTGCCTGGCAATCGGTGCGGGTATCGGGTTCAGTGTTGCCAAGATCTTCTTTCTCACGAATTTCAAGGTCTGCGGGCTGCTTGGCATGGTCGGTTTCTTTTCCGGGGTTATTCAAGCGCCGCTTACGGCAGTAATCATCGTTATGGAGATGACTGACGAACACATCCTGATTATCCCGTTCATGGTCACCGCATTTCTTGCTCGCGGCATCGGTAAACAATTTATGCCGATCCCTCTGTATCGTTTTCTTGCGGATAAAAATCGGAAGGGTTAA